A single genomic interval of Bradyrhizobium sp. sBnM-33 harbors:
- a CDS encoding response regulator transcription factor, with the protein MPNARKILIVDDDTDLRDTLVEQLSLHEEFEASAVDTGAKGASAAKANSPDLVLMDVGLPDTDGREVVRSLRKGGFKAPIIMLTGHDTDSDTILGLESGANDYVAKPFRFAVLLARIRAQLRQHEASEDAVFSVGPYSFRPGSKMLTAANARKVRLTEKETAILRFLYRAGQLPVSRETLLQEVWGYNSGVTTHTLETHIYRLRQKIEKDAANPEILVTEAGGYKLVP; encoded by the coding sequence ATGCCCAATGCCCGCAAGATCCTGATCGTGGATGACGACACCGATCTGCGCGATACGTTGGTGGAGCAATTGTCGCTGCATGAGGAATTCGAAGCCTCCGCAGTCGATACCGGCGCCAAGGGCGCCAGCGCCGCCAAAGCCAATTCCCCCGACCTGGTGCTGATGGATGTCGGCTTGCCCGATACTGACGGACGTGAAGTCGTACGCAGCCTGCGCAAAGGCGGCTTCAAGGCGCCGATCATCATGCTGACCGGCCACGATACCGATTCGGACACTATTTTGGGGCTCGAATCAGGGGCCAATGATTACGTCGCAAAACCGTTCCGGTTCGCCGTGCTGCTCGCCCGAATCAGGGCGCAGCTCCGCCAGCACGAGGCCAGCGAGGACGCGGTATTCTCCGTCGGCCCCTACAGTTTCCGGCCCGGCTCCAAGATGCTGACTGCCGCCAATGCCAGAAAGGTGCGGCTTACCGAGAAGGAAACCGCGATCCTGCGCTTCCTGTATCGCGCCGGCCAGTTGCCGGTGTCGCGCGAGACGCTGCTGCAGGAAGTCTGGGGCTACAATTCGGGCGTTACCACGCACACGCTGGAAACGCATATCTACCGTCTCAGGCAGAAGATCGAGAAAGATGCGGCCAATCCGGAAATCCTGGTGACGGAAGCCGGTGGCTACAAACTGGTGCCGTGA
- a CDS encoding type II toxin-antitoxin system VapC family toxin: MTLVDSNVLLDVITDGEVWADWAQEQLEQAASSGPLVINDVIYSEISTRYATVEGVDAMLRNLDIDLATIPRAALFLAGKAYLRYRSAGGLRTGVLADFFIGAHAAVEQLPLLTRDAKRYRTYFPTLELITPEREQ, translated from the coding sequence ATGACGCTCGTCGATTCGAATGTCCTCCTGGATGTCATCACCGACGGTGAGGTATGGGCGGACTGGGCGCAAGAACAGCTCGAACAAGCAGCTTCCTCCGGGCCGCTTGTCATCAATGACGTCATCTATTCCGAGATATCGACACGGTACGCGACGGTCGAAGGCGTGGACGCGATGCTCCGCAATTTGGACATCGACTTGGCGACGATCCCGCGCGCCGCTCTCTTTCTCGCTGGCAAAGCTTACCTGCGGTACCGCAGCGCCGGGGGGCTTCGTACTGGCGTGCTGGCGGATTTCTTCATTGGCGCTCACGCCGCTGTCGAACAGCTACCGCTTCTGACACGCGATGCAAAGCGCTACCGAACCTATTTCCCCACGCTCGAGCTGATCACACCAGAACGCGAACAATAG
- a CDS encoding cyclic nucleotide-binding domain-containing protein, translated as MSIDDDVALLERVPTLRLLGTAALRMLAIGSEQRDFSPGDYLFNAGDDADAGYIVQRGSFRVEDGGAEVVAGPGALIGELALIVAMKRPSSAVALDHSSVIRVSRSLFQRVLESDPAAARRLRDELATRTSQLASDILMAGAKLSI; from the coding sequence ATGTCGATCGACGATGATGTAGCCCTGCTTGAGCGGGTCCCGACACTGCGCCTGTTGGGGACGGCGGCGCTACGCATGCTGGCGATCGGCTCGGAGCAGCGCGATTTCTCACCCGGCGATTATCTGTTCAATGCCGGCGACGACGCGGATGCAGGCTATATCGTGCAGCGCGGATCGTTCCGTGTCGAAGACGGCGGCGCTGAAGTCGTTGCGGGACCCGGGGCCCTGATCGGCGAATTGGCGCTGATCGTGGCCATGAAACGGCCGTCCAGCGCGGTCGCGCTTGATCATTCCTCGGTCATCCGGGTATCACGCAGCCTGTTTCAGCGCGTGCTCGAAAGCGACCCTGCCGCGGCGCGCCGCCTGCGCGACGAACTCGCCACCCGGACCAGCCAGCTCGCCAGCGATATTCTGATGGCAGGCGCCAAGCTGAGTATTTGA
- a CDS encoding ammonium transporter — MGAASYRAAGNAALITLAASFAVITPAQAETSSISAADTAWMIVATALVLMMTIPGLALFYSGMVRKKNVLATMAQSLAAVAIISILWVAFGYSLAFVGDGAWIGTLDRWFLIGMTMESVNPAAKTIPEALFMLYQMTFAIITVALVAGAVADRMRFSAYLLFSVGWFMFVYVPLAHWVWGGGFLATMGVLDFAGGLVVHLSAGVGGLVAATVIGRRHGYGSENLAPFDLSLAVIGTGLLWVGWFGFNGGSALAANSRAVMAITATHLAACAGALTWGAIEWATRRKPSVLGMISGAIAGLGTITPASGFVAPWHGVLIGVVAGTLCFWACTWLKQRLKYDDSLDVFGVHGIGGLTGTLLAGVFAVNAIGGTAGLIEGNAQQVLTQLYGVAVTLVWSGGITFLLLKLVGVFAPLRVSLQQELEGLDISQHGEALQ; from the coding sequence ATGGGGGCAGCATCGTATCGTGCAGCAGGCAATGCTGCGCTCATTACTCTTGCGGCGAGCTTCGCAGTCATCACGCCGGCGCAAGCCGAGACGTCCAGCATCAGTGCCGCCGACACCGCGTGGATGATCGTCGCCACCGCGCTGGTGCTGATGATGACGATACCGGGCCTGGCGCTGTTCTATTCCGGCATGGTGCGCAAGAAGAACGTGCTGGCGACCATGGCGCAGAGCCTCGCCGCCGTCGCGATCATCTCGATTCTCTGGGTGGCCTTCGGCTACTCGCTCGCCTTCGTCGGCGACGGCGCCTGGATCGGCACGCTCGATCGCTGGTTTCTGATCGGCATGACGATGGAAAGCGTCAATCCGGCGGCGAAGACGATTCCGGAAGCGCTTTTCATGCTGTACCAGATGACGTTTGCGATCATCACGGTGGCGCTGGTGGCGGGCGCGGTGGCCGACCGGATGCGTTTCTCGGCCTATCTCCTGTTCTCTGTCGGCTGGTTCATGTTCGTCTATGTGCCGCTTGCGCACTGGGTATGGGGCGGCGGTTTCCTTGCCACCATGGGCGTGCTGGATTTCGCCGGCGGCCTCGTCGTGCATCTTTCCGCCGGTGTTGGCGGACTGGTTGCCGCGACGGTAATTGGCCGGCGTCACGGCTATGGCAGCGAGAATCTCGCGCCGTTTGATCTGTCGCTGGCCGTGATCGGCACCGGATTGTTGTGGGTTGGCTGGTTCGGCTTCAACGGCGGCTCGGCGCTGGCCGCGAATTCGCGTGCGGTCATGGCGATCACCGCGACCCATCTGGCCGCCTGTGCCGGCGCGCTGACATGGGGAGCGATCGAATGGGCGACGCGGCGCAAACCGTCGGTACTCGGCATGATATCGGGCGCGATTGCGGGCCTCGGCACAATCACGCCAGCCTCCGGATTCGTTGCGCCGTGGCATGGCGTCTTGATCGGCGTCGTCGCGGGAACCCTCTGCTTCTGGGCCTGCACGTGGCTCAAGCAGCGCCTCAAGTATGACGACTCGCTCGACGTGTTCGGCGTTCACGGCATTGGCGGATTGACCGGCACATTGCTCGCCGGGGTCTTCGCGGTGAACGCGATCGGGGGCACTGCCGGCCTGATCGAGGGCAATGCTCAGCAGGTACTGACCCAGCTTTATGGCGTCGCGGTTACCCTCGTCTGGTCTGGCGGCATTACCTTTCTCCTGCTCAAGCTAGTGGGCGTGTTCGCGCCCCTGCGGGTATCGTTGCAGCAGGAGCTGGAAGGCCTCGACATCTCGCAGCACGGCGAAGCCCTGCAATAG
- a CDS encoding ammonium transporter, translated as MTFKRPHGAGLAALAVGLFAATAAYAEPTVNKGDNAWMLTSTVLVLLMTIPGLALFYGGLVRSKNMLSVLMQVFYTVCIVVLLWALYGYSLAFTGGSDFIGGFSKAFLMGVTTDSKAATFSVDANISELIYICFQMTFAAITPALIVGAFAERMKFAAIALFVPLWVTLIYLPIAHMVWYWPGPDLITDAAKALAAATDGAAKTAAQAKLDEINADAGWIFKKGAIDFAGGTVVHINAGIAGLVGALLIGKRVGYGKELMAPHSLTMTMIGASLLWVGWFGFNAGSNLEASGGAALAMTNSFVATAAAAMAWMFAEWIVKGHPSVLGALSGAVAGLVAVTPAAGFAGPMGAIVLGLVVGVVCLFFCTVVKNSLGYDDSLDVFGVHCVGGIVGALGTGILVNPALGGTGVMDYVAGKIADYDFVAQMTSQLWGVCTTLVWSGIGSAILFKVVDVIVGLRVNVETEREGLDVTEHTERAYNM; from the coding sequence ATGACGTTCAAACGTCCCCATGGCGCGGGACTGGCGGCCCTCGCAGTCGGCCTGTTCGCCGCGACCGCTGCTTACGCCGAGCCAACCGTCAACAAGGGTGACAACGCCTGGATGCTGACGTCGACAGTGCTGGTGCTGTTGATGACGATCCCCGGCCTCGCTCTGTTCTACGGCGGTCTCGTCCGTTCCAAGAACATGCTCTCGGTACTGATGCAGGTTTTCTATACCGTCTGCATCGTCGTCCTGCTCTGGGCGCTCTACGGCTACAGCCTCGCCTTCACCGGCGGTTCCGACTTCATCGGCGGCTTCTCGAAGGCCTTCCTGATGGGCGTGACGACCGATTCGAAAGCGGCGACCTTCAGTGTCGACGCCAACATCTCCGAGCTTATCTATATCTGCTTCCAGATGACGTTCGCGGCAATCACCCCCGCCCTCATCGTCGGCGCCTTCGCCGAACGCATGAAGTTCGCCGCGATTGCCCTGTTTGTTCCGCTCTGGGTCACACTGATCTACCTCCCGATCGCACACATGGTTTGGTATTGGCCGGGACCGGACTTGATCACGGACGCAGCCAAGGCGCTTGCCGCAGCGACTGACGGTGCGGCGAAGACCGCGGCGCAGGCCAAGCTCGACGAGATCAACGCCGATGCCGGCTGGATCTTCAAGAAGGGCGCGATCGACTTTGCCGGTGGCACCGTGGTGCACATCAATGCCGGTATCGCCGGTCTGGTCGGTGCGCTCCTGATCGGCAAGCGCGTCGGCTACGGCAAGGAGCTGATGGCTCCGCACTCGCTGACCATGACCATGATCGGCGCTTCGCTGCTCTGGGTCGGCTGGTTCGGCTTTAACGCCGGATCGAACCTCGAAGCCTCTGGCGGCGCCGCACTTGCCATGACCAACTCCTTCGTTGCGACCGCAGCGGCGGCGATGGCCTGGATGTTCGCGGAATGGATCGTCAAAGGCCACCCTTCCGTGCTCGGCGCGTTGTCGGGCGCGGTGGCGGGTCTCGTGGCGGTCACGCCTGCGGCCGGCTTTGCTGGTCCGATGGGCGCGATCGTGCTCGGTCTCGTGGTCGGCGTCGTCTGCCTGTTCTTCTGCACGGTGGTGAAGAACTCGCTCGGCTATGACGACTCGCTCGACGTGTTCGGGGTCCACTGCGTCGGTGGCATCGTCGGCGCGCTCGGCACCGGCATCCTGGTGAATCCGGCGCTTGGCGGCACCGGCGTCATGGATTACGTCGCCGGCAAGATCGCCGACTACGACTTCGTCGCCCAGATGACCTCGCAGCTGTGGGGCGTCTGCACCACGCTGGTGTGGTCGGGCATCGGCTCGGCAATCCTGTTCAAGGTCGTCGATGTGATCGTCGGGCTGCGCGTCAACGTCGAGACCGAGCGTGAAGGCCTCGACGTCACCGAGCACACCGAGCGCGCCTACAACATGTAA
- a CDS encoding exodeoxyribonuclease III, translating to MRFSLTTWNINSVRLRIDIVAKFLKSARPDVLCLQETKCIDDAFPLKRFKRLGYEHVALNGQKGYHGVAIVSKLPFDTTDIRTFCEKIDSRHISVAFGEKAQLTKPLVLHNFYVPAGGDIPDPVLNPKFDHKLKFLDEMKACEPLHPRGDDRHILVGDLNVAPHENDVWSHKQLLKVVSHTPIECEKLLAAQAHGEWFDVARERIPLSEKVYTWWSYRAADWTVGDRGRRLDHIWVSRALKDAVSDFKITRDARGWERPSDHVPVTVTLEV from the coding sequence ATGCGTTTTTCCCTGACGACGTGGAATATCAATTCGGTGCGCCTGCGCATCGATATCGTCGCCAAATTCCTCAAATCGGCGCGACCGGATGTGCTGTGCCTGCAGGAAACCAAATGTATCGACGATGCTTTTCCGCTGAAGCGGTTCAAGCGTCTTGGCTACGAGCATGTCGCGCTGAACGGGCAGAAGGGCTATCACGGCGTCGCCATCGTCTCGAAACTGCCCTTCGACACCACCGACATCAGAACCTTCTGCGAAAAGATCGATTCGCGTCACATCTCGGTGGCGTTCGGCGAGAAGGCCCAGCTTACAAAGCCGCTGGTGCTGCACAATTTCTACGTTCCAGCCGGCGGCGACATTCCCGATCCCGTTCTCAATCCGAAATTCGATCACAAGCTGAAATTTCTCGACGAGATGAAGGCCTGCGAACCGCTGCATCCGCGCGGTGACGACCGGCATATCCTGGTCGGCGATCTCAACGTTGCACCACATGAAAACGACGTGTGGTCGCACAAGCAGCTTCTAAAGGTCGTCTCGCACACGCCGATCGAATGCGAAAAGCTCCTGGCCGCGCAGGCCCATGGCGAATGGTTCGACGTCGCTCGCGAGCGGATCCCGCTTTCCGAAAAAGTCTATACGTGGTGGAGCTACCGCGCTGCCGATTGGACCGTCGGCGATCGTGGCCGTCGGCTGGACCACATCTGGGTCTCGCGCGCACTGAAGGACGCTGTCAGCGATTTCAAGATTACCCGCGATGCGCGCGGCTGGGAGCGTCCATCGGACCACGTGCCGGTCACGGTGACGCTGGAGGTGTAG
- a CDS encoding aminotransferase class I/II-fold pyridoxal phosphate-dependent enzyme has product MAMTASSGVAQGAGSATPAGQAERSPFLRTTELLAPYQPAKPLITLSLGEPQHPVPDFVGPVLAKHIAEFGRYPLAKGIEPFRRAAANWLSTRFQLPRPIDPESEILVLNGSREGLFFAAITAARYVGPRKGRPAILMPNPFYPAYGAGARAAGCELVYLPTTLANGFLPDLDTLDEATLARTVAMFIASPANPQGAVASRDYFTRLKKLADAYGFMILSDECYSEIYTRQAPGSALECAGPDFANVVVFQSLSKRSNLPGMRVGFAAGDNKFLAAFHEFRNVAAPQVPVPLQHVAVAAYSDETHVEENRRLYRIKFDLADQILGSRYGYVRPAGGFCVWLDVSERGGDEAAAVKLYRDAGVRVIPGSYLSRLQNDGFNPGAGYIRLALVSDSESTAEALHRLVETLD; this is encoded by the coding sequence ATGGCAATGACCGCCTCTTCCGGCGTGGCGCAAGGCGCCGGCAGTGCAACTCCTGCCGGTCAGGCCGAACGCTCGCCGTTTTTGCGCACAACCGAGCTGCTGGCGCCTTACCAGCCGGCCAAGCCATTGATCACGCTCTCATTAGGCGAGCCGCAGCACCCGGTTCCGGACTTCGTCGGGCCGGTGCTGGCGAAACACATTGCAGAGTTCGGCCGCTATCCATTGGCTAAGGGCATCGAGCCGTTCCGGCGCGCCGCCGCCAACTGGCTTTCGACCCGGTTCCAACTCCCTCGCCCGATCGACCCCGAGAGTGAAATCCTGGTGCTGAACGGCAGCCGGGAGGGGCTGTTTTTCGCGGCGATCACGGCCGCCCGTTATGTTGGCCCGCGCAAGGGCAGGCCCGCGATCCTGATGCCCAACCCGTTCTATCCGGCCTATGGCGCAGGCGCCCGCGCCGCAGGCTGCGAATTGGTCTACCTTCCGACCACGCTCGCCAACGGATTCCTGCCGGATCTCGACACGCTCGACGAGGCGACACTGGCCCGAACCGTTGCGATGTTCATTGCCTCGCCCGCCAACCCGCAAGGCGCGGTCGCTTCGCGCGACTACTTCACGCGGCTGAAGAAGCTTGCCGATGCCTACGGCTTCATGATCCTGAGCGACGAGTGCTATTCGGAAATCTACACCAGGCAGGCGCCGGGCAGCGCACTCGAATGCGCCGGGCCCGACTTTGCCAATGTCGTTGTGTTCCAGTCGCTGTCGAAGCGCTCCAATCTTCCCGGCATGCGCGTCGGCTTTGCCGCCGGGGATAACAAGTTCCTCGCCGCCTTCCATGAGTTTCGCAACGTCGCGGCGCCGCAAGTGCCGGTGCCGCTGCAACACGTCGCGGTCGCCGCCTATAGCGACGAGACGCATGTCGAAGAAAATCGTCGCCTGTATCGCATCAAATTCGATCTTGCCGACCAGATTCTCGGCAGCCGCTACGGCTATGTCCGGCCGGCCGGCGGATTCTGCGTCTGGCTCGATGTATCCGAACGCGGTGGCGATGAGGCGGCGGCGGTGAAACTCTATCGGGATGCGGGTGTCCGTGTGATCCCCGGAAGTTATTTGTCGCGTCTGCAGAATGACGGCTTCAATCCCGGCGCGGGCTACATCCGCCTGGCGCTGGTCTCCGATAGTGAATCAACGGCCGAGGCATTGCACCGGCTGGTCGAAACTCTGGATTAA
- a CDS encoding DNA translocase FtsK codes for MSMPAIERVIPLVGHLPVSIREALARRLRELAGLSLIALSGVAAAALMTWSVQDPSLSHATSRPIRNVLGYPGAIGADLLMQILGLGAIMLILPVAVWGWRMLTHRTFDREALRLGCWILCTVIAAGFASCWPHGGAWALPTGLGGVVGDALVRAPAVVFGPAGFTYRLVLGIILFAAMAAAFLFASGWGSRPKEEELTPIEDDDAPFVEEEDRSSVSLGWVYHALMSAKARLVWLMGTAYRSLVSSSPPPRKSSFERQEPSLGGRAAPALAPQQEEFEEEEEEEDEEVPAARAPRKKPAPRAAAKKSDKFELPSVSMLTAPKASDRQPLSKAELEANSRALEGVLGDFGVRGEIVKANPGPVVTLYELEPAPGIKSSRVIGLADDIARSMSALSARVAVVAGRNAIGIELPNAHREKVYLRELLTTKDSNESTVKLPLCLGKNIGGESIIIDLARTPHMLIAGTTGSGKSVAINTMILSLVYRLRPDQCRLIMVDPKMLELSVYDGIPHLLTPVVTDPKKAVVALKWAVREMEERYKKMAKLGVRNIDGYNQRLVEAKAKGEELTRTVHTGFDKETGKAIYEEEKLELEPLPYIVIIVDEMADLMMVAGKDIEGAVQRLAQMARAAGLHVILATQRPSVDVITGTIKANFPTRIAFQVTSKIDSRTILGEMGAEQLLGQGDMLYMAGGGRISRVHGPFASDEEVEKVVRHLKTQGAPEYLEAVTAEEPSEEDGAVFDSTGMGGDGGGDLFAQAVAIVKRDRKASTSYIQRRLQIGYNRAASLMERMEQEGIVGQANHAGKREILVEEEEGGF; via the coding sequence ATGAGCATGCCAGCGATCGAACGTGTCATTCCCCTGGTCGGTCATCTGCCGGTCTCGATCCGCGAGGCCTTGGCGCGGCGGCTGCGCGAGCTTGCCGGCCTCAGCCTGATCGCGCTGTCCGGCGTGGCGGCAGCCGCGCTGATGACGTGGTCGGTGCAGGACCCGAGCCTGAGCCACGCGACGTCGCGTCCGATCCGCAATGTTCTCGGTTATCCCGGCGCGATCGGCGCCGATCTGTTGATGCAGATTCTCGGGCTCGGCGCGATCATGCTGATCCTCCCCGTCGCAGTGTGGGGCTGGCGCATGCTGACGCACCGCACCTTCGACCGCGAAGCGTTGCGCCTTGGGTGCTGGATTCTCTGCACGGTGATCGCGGCAGGCTTTGCAAGTTGCTGGCCGCATGGCGGGGCGTGGGCGCTGCCGACCGGCCTTGGCGGCGTCGTCGGCGACGCGCTGGTGCGTGCGCCCGCCGTCGTGTTCGGCCCGGCCGGCTTCACCTATCGTCTTGTGCTCGGCATCATCCTGTTTGCGGCGATGGCTGCGGCCTTTCTGTTTGCCAGCGGCTGGGGCTCGCGCCCGAAAGAGGAAGAGCTGACGCCGATCGAGGACGACGACGCGCCCTTTGTTGAAGAAGAGGATCGCAGTTCGGTATCGCTCGGATGGGTGTACCATGCCCTGATGAGCGCAAAGGCTCGGCTCGTATGGCTGATGGGCACGGCCTACCGGTCGCTGGTGTCGAGTTCGCCGCCGCCTCGCAAGTCCTCCTTCGAACGTCAGGAACCGAGCCTCGGCGGCCGTGCCGCACCGGCATTGGCCCCGCAGCAAGAGGAATTCGAGGAAGAAGAGGAAGAGGAGGACGAGGAAGTGCCGGCCGCGCGCGCTCCGCGCAAGAAGCCGGCACCGCGCGCAGCGGCGAAGAAATCCGACAAGTTCGAACTCCCTTCAGTCTCGATGCTGACGGCGCCGAAGGCGTCGGACCGGCAGCCGCTCAGCAAGGCCGAACTGGAGGCCAATTCGCGCGCGCTGGAAGGCGTGCTCGGCGATTTCGGCGTCCGCGGCGAGATCGTGAAGGCCAATCCCGGCCCGGTCGTGACGCTGTACGAACTCGAACCGGCGCCCGGCATCAAATCCTCGCGCGTCATCGGTCTTGCCGACGACATCGCCCGCTCGATGAGTGCGCTCTCGGCGCGCGTCGCCGTGGTTGCCGGCCGCAATGCCATCGGCATCGAGCTGCCGAATGCGCATCGTGAAAAAGTTTATCTGCGCGAATTGCTGACCACAAAGGACAGCAACGAGTCGACGGTGAAGTTGCCGCTCTGTCTCGGAAAAAACATCGGCGGCGAATCCATCATCATCGATCTGGCGCGTACGCCGCATATGCTGATCGCGGGCACCACCGGCTCCGGCAAATCAGTCGCCATCAACACCATGATTCTGAGCCTGGTCTATCGCCTGAGGCCGGATCAGTGCCGCCTGATCATGGTCGATCCCAAGATGCTCGAGCTCTCCGTCTATGACGGCATCCCGCATTTGCTGACGCCGGTCGTGACCGATCCGAAGAAGGCGGTGGTGGCGCTAAAATGGGCGGTGCGCGAGATGGAGGAGCGCTACAAGAAAATGGCCAAACTCGGTGTGCGTAACATTGACGGCTATAACCAGCGCCTTGTGGAAGCCAAGGCCAAGGGCGAGGAGCTGACGCGCACGGTGCATACCGGCTTCGACAAGGAAACCGGCAAGGCAATCTACGAGGAAGAAAAGCTCGAACTTGAGCCGCTGCCCTATATCGTCATCATCGTCGACGAAATGGCCGACCTGATGATGGTGGCCGGCAAGGACATCGAAGGCGCGGTGCAGCGCCTGGCGCAGATGGCGCGCGCCGCCGGCCTGCACGTCATTCTCGCGACGCAGCGTCCATCGGTCGACGTCATTACCGGCACCATCAAGGCTAACTTCCCGACCCGCATCGCATTCCAGGTCACGTCGAAGATCGACAGCCGCACTATTCTCGGCGAGATGGGCGCCGAGCAACTGCTCGGTCAGGGCGACATGCTCTATATGGCCGGCGGCGGTCGCATCAGCCGCGTGCATGGACCATTCGCTTCAGACGAAGAAGTCGAGAAGGTCGTGCGTCACCTCAAGACGCAAGGCGCGCCCGAGTATCTGGAAGCGGTGACTGCGGAGGAGCCGAGCGAGGAAGACGGCGCGGTATTCGATTCCACCGGTATGGGCGGCGATGGTGGCGGCGACCTGTTCGCGCAGGCGGTAGCGATCGTCAAGCGCGACCGCAAGGCCTCCACGTCCTATATTCAGCGCCGGCTGCAAATCGGCTACAACCGCGCCGCCTCGCTGATGGAACGAATGGAACAGGAAGGCATCGTTGGCCAAGCGAATCACGCCGGCAAACGCGAAATTCTGGTCGAGGAGGAAGAGGGCGGATTCTAA
- a CDS encoding P-II family nitrogen regulator: MKIVMAIIKPFKLEEVRDALTAIGVHGLTVTEVKGYGRQKGHTEIYRGAEYAVSFLPKIKIEVAVASDQVDKTIDAITSAAKTGQIGDGKIFVINLDHAVRIRTGEADAAAL; the protein is encoded by the coding sequence ATGAAAATTGTTATGGCGATCATCAAGCCATTCAAACTCGAAGAAGTCCGGGACGCCCTGACCGCCATTGGCGTTCACGGTCTCACGGTGACGGAAGTCAAAGGTTATGGCCGCCAGAAGGGCCATACGGAAATCTATCGTGGCGCCGAATACGCCGTGAGCTTCCTGCCCAAGATCAAGATCGAGGTCGCGGTCGCTTCGGACCAGGTCGACAAAACCATCGACGCCATCACATCGGCCGCCAAAACCGGACAGATCGGCGACGGCAAGATCTTCGTCATCAACCTCGACCACGCGGTCCGCATCCGCACCGGCGAGGCAGATGCCGCGGCCCTCTGA
- a CDS encoding AbrB/MazE/SpoVT family DNA-binding domain-containing protein, translated as MATTVTSKGQVTIPKRVRDYLGIQPGSQIDFRRSADGGVVIEKADGPRPPSRFAKARGSAGPGMTTDELMALLRGEPE; from the coding sequence ATGGCAACGACGGTTACGAGCAAGGGCCAAGTGACGATTCCGAAACGAGTCCGCGACTATTTGGGCATTCAGCCCGGCAGTCAGATCGATTTCCGTCGTAGTGCCGATGGCGGCGTGGTGATCGAGAAAGCCGATGGGCCTCGGCCGCCCAGCAGGTTTGCCAAGGCGCGCGGGTCGGCTGGGCCGGGCATGACGACCGATGAGTTGATGGCTCTCTTGCGTGGCGAACCGGAATGA
- a CDS encoding outer membrane lipoprotein carrier protein LolA: protein MTQQPTHRGLRSGLALLIATSIAGFATSALSQTVPVPKPAPKARDGNVQMSAQEKAPMTTGATQAPPNPVLPDPRRNVPANVFATFDANQKAQAARVSSYLSSLQTLVGNFVQVGPDGSRTKGDFYIQKPGKVRFEYDDPSPIAIIADGSSLAVRDRRLATQDIYPLSQTPLRFLLSDRIDLLKDTNVVNVTADDVYISVTIEEKQALIGTSRLMLMVGVKDGQLKQWTVTDPQGYDTTVAVYNLDSSKKVDPGLFKIDFTNYTTPAN, encoded by the coding sequence ATGACACAACAACCCACCCATCGCGGGCTGCGCTCCGGACTGGCCCTTTTGATCGCCACATCCATCGCCGGCTTCGCGACATCGGCTCTCTCGCAGACTGTGCCGGTTCCAAAGCCCGCGCCCAAGGCCCGCGACGGCAATGTGCAGATGAGCGCACAGGAAAAAGCGCCGATGACCACCGGCGCGACCCAGGCGCCGCCGAATCCGGTGCTTCCGGACCCGCGCCGCAATGTCCCGGCCAATGTTTTTGCAACCTTCGATGCCAACCAGAAGGCGCAGGCTGCGCGGGTGAGTTCATATCTATCGTCGCTGCAGACGCTGGTCGGAAATTTCGTCCAAGTCGGTCCTGACGGCAGCAGGACCAAGGGCGATTTCTACATCCAGAAGCCGGGCAAGGTACGTTTCGAATATGACGACCCGAGTCCCATCGCGATTATCGCCGATGGCTCGTCGCTGGCCGTGCGCGATCGCAGGCTCGCGACCCAGGACATCTACCCGCTGTCGCAAACGCCGCTGCGTTTCCTGCTGTCGGACCGGATCGATCTGTTGAAGGACACCAATGTCGTCAACGTCACGGCGGATGACGTTTACATCAGCGTCACCATCGAGGAGAAGCAGGCCCTGATCGGCACCAGCCGGCTGATGCTGATGGTTGGGGTCAAGGACGGCCAGCTCAAGCAATGGACGGTAACCGATCCGCAGGGCTACGACACCACGGTTGCGGTCTATAATCTGGACTCGTCCAAGAAGGTCGATCCCGGCCTGTTCAAAATCGACTTCACCAACTACACCACTCCGGCGAACTGA
- a CDS encoding P-II family nitrogen regulator, with translation MKLVVAIIKPFKLDEVRQALTAIGVHGMTVTEVKGYGRQKGHTEIYRGAEYVVNFLPKLRIEIAVASDVAEKAVEVITANARTGQIGDGKIFVTPIDHALRIRTGETDSDAL, from the coding sequence ATGAAGCTCGTCGTCGCGATCATCAAACCTTTCAAGCTTGACGAGGTACGTCAGGCGCTGACGGCCATCGGCGTCCACGGCATGACGGTGACGGAGGTCAAGGGCTACGGCCGCCAGAAGGGCCACACCGAAATCTATCGCGGCGCCGAATATGTCGTGAACTTCCTGCCCAAGCTCCGAATTGAAATCGCGGTCGCCTCGGATGTTGCGGAGAAGGCGGTCGAGGTCATTACCGCGAACGCGCGTACCGGGCAGATCGGCGACGGCAAGATCTTCGTCACGCCGATCGATCATGCGCTGAGAATCCGCACCGGCGAGACCGATAGCGACGCGCTCTGA